In a single window of the Pirellulales bacterium genome:
- a CDS encoding exo-alpha-sialidase — MHHFDRTAIGTLLLFTTALGAALSAHPVAAQEPSYQAELVFELHSQHNHAPGIVECPDGGLLVSWYRGSGERRADDVRVMGARLAPGATKWSAAEVWADTPHFPDCNTCLMIDGKQRLWLFWPLILANTWESCLTQYRVSSDYQHDSAPRWEWQGSIPLVPLNWDEKMLAGIESRLAETTNPSPREKAFAEMVKKQLQDKLSGRLGWQPRCKPTVLPSGRILLPLYTDTYSVSIMAISDDQGATWYASEPLVGYGNIQPAVLRRNDGSLVAYMRENGPLEKIRVCESADEGIHWGPVGTIDLPNPGSGLDAVRLANGHFALVYNDTTQGRNHLAVSISDDEGKTWKWTRHLERQPAGAYHYPAIIQGADGRIHCVYSFFQGQGDKEGKSMKHAAFNEAWVQAGD; from the coding sequence ATGCACCACTTTGACCGCACCGCAATCGGCACTTTGCTCCTATTCACAACGGCGCTGGGCGCGGCACTGTCTGCACATCCCGTTGCGGCCCAAGAGCCCAGCTACCAGGCCGAACTCGTTTTCGAACTGCACTCGCAGCACAACCATGCGCCGGGCATTGTCGAGTGCCCCGACGGCGGGCTGCTGGTTTCCTGGTACCGGGGCTCGGGCGAGCGCCGCGCCGACGACGTGCGCGTGATGGGGGCGCGATTGGCCCCGGGCGCCACGAAATGGAGCGCAGCAGAGGTCTGGGCCGACACGCCCCATTTTCCTGATTGCAACACCTGCCTGATGATCGACGGCAAACAGCGATTGTGGCTGTTCTGGCCCTTGATCCTGGCCAACACCTGGGAGTCGTGCCTCACGCAATACCGCGTGTCGAGCGACTATCAGCACGACTCGGCGCCGCGCTGGGAGTGGCAAGGATCGATCCCCCTGGTCCCGCTCAACTGGGACGAAAAGATGCTCGCCGGGATCGAATCGCGGCTGGCCGAGACGACCAATCCGTCGCCGCGCGAGAAGGCGTTCGCCGAGATGGTGAAGAAACAACTGCAAGACAAGCTCTCCGGCCGGCTGGGCTGGCAACCGCGTTGCAAACCCACCGTGCTGCCCAGCGGGCGCATCCTGCTGCCGCTCTACACCGACACCTACAGCGTCTCGATCATGGCGATCAGCGACGATCAAGGCGCCACCTGGTACGCCAGCGAGCCGCTGGTCGGCTACGGCAACATTCAGCCCGCCGTGCTCCGACGCAACGACGGCTCGCTCGTGGCCTACATGCGCGAAAACGGGCCGCTCGAAAAGATCCGCGTCTGCGAGTCGGCCGATGAGGGAATTCATTGGGGGCCCGTCGGCACGATCGACCTGCCGAACCCCGGCAGCGGCCTGGATGCGGTTCGCCTGGCCAACGGCCATTTCGCGCTGGTCTACAACGACACCACCCAGGGGCGCAACCACCTGGCCGTGTCGATCTCGGACGACGAGGGAAAAACCTGGAAATGGACCAGGCATCTCGAACGGCAGCCGGCCGGCGCCTACCACTACCCGGCGATCATTCAAGGGGCCGATGGACGCATCCACTGCGTCTACAGCTTCTTTCAAGGCCAGGGCGACAAGGAAGGCAAAAGCATGAAGCATGCCGCCTTCAACGAAGCGTGGGTCCAAGCGGGCGACTGA
- a CDS encoding peptidase encodes MLRRTLLLALGAMAQLLVVAAAAQAGKLTMRDGRVLEGKVVPLASISDDPKKRTENAAPVPRLIVMIDDDLRRTFVSKRQVAQVAPESSSYERFQLKQPVPQGGTTVANVGMILSVDPFDEHGRRIFRMGRPGGDPIEIIQGIYEITPQWTRVVGLNTIWDCRIATSSIPRDQLSKILAHNIDPTNVEHRLKVARLYLQSERYTDARAELEQIAQEFPTFSGQIEPVVNELRQLSARRLLSEIELRRGAGQHQLALRMLEQFPTDGVSGEILQQVRQWKESYQTEQDQVQSFHASFERQLAQITDAELRDRIEDARNEMFSELDHDTLDRVAAYLRLADDPQLQPTEKVALALSGWLVGSNGASQDLTQALAMYTMRNLTVEYFNEPNRVKRDQLLSEVISQEGASPELVAQLLALLKPPYPLPEEQGGARGLYELTVPGIAPDPEYQYLIQLPPEYDPHRRYPAIVTLHGAGTTPAHQVDWWAGGWDEKSQMRLGQATRHGYVVIAPSWTAAGQTSYDYSAHAHAAVLATLRDACRRFAIDTDRVFLSGHSMGGDAAWDIGLAHPDLWAGVIPIAAVSDKYGAFYWENARSLPFYIVEGELDGTKPLQNARDLDRCLTGTGFNFTAVEYRGRGHEHFSDEILRLFDWMGRFKRNFFPREIECRTMRTWDNYFYWLEVNDFPAKVVVDPAAWPVPNGTRAMVITATASTTNSLRIKTGAGRVTVWLSPELVDFQQKILVTVNNQRIPRGGGTIQPDLTVMLDDVRTRGDRQHPFWAKVESQ; translated from the coding sequence ATGTTGCGACGTACCCTGTTGCTTGCGCTGGGCGCGATGGCGCAACTGCTCGTCGTCGCCGCGGCGGCGCAAGCGGGCAAGCTCACCATGCGCGACGGCCGGGTGCTCGAAGGTAAAGTCGTCCCCCTGGCGAGCATTTCCGACGATCCGAAAAAACGCACGGAGAACGCCGCACCCGTCCCCAGGCTGATCGTCATGATCGACGACGATCTGCGGCGGACTTTTGTTTCGAAGCGGCAGGTCGCTCAAGTCGCTCCTGAGAGCTCGAGCTACGAGCGGTTTCAACTCAAGCAGCCCGTGCCCCAGGGCGGCACAACCGTGGCCAACGTGGGCATGATCCTCAGCGTCGATCCGTTCGACGAGCATGGGCGGCGCATCTTCCGGATGGGGCGTCCGGGCGGCGACCCGATCGAGATCATCCAAGGCATCTACGAAATCACGCCGCAGTGGACGCGCGTCGTCGGGCTCAACACGATCTGGGACTGCCGCATCGCCACGAGCAGCATTCCGCGCGATCAGTTGAGCAAGATCCTCGCCCACAACATCGATCCGACCAACGTCGAGCATCGGCTGAAAGTGGCCCGACTGTACCTGCAAAGCGAGCGCTACACCGATGCCCGCGCGGAACTCGAGCAGATCGCCCAGGAGTTTCCGACGTTTTCGGGCCAGATCGAGCCGGTGGTGAACGAGTTGCGACAGCTCAGCGCGCGCCGCCTGTTGTCCGAGATCGAGCTGCGCCGCGGCGCCGGCCAGCACCAATTAGCCCTGCGGATGCTCGAACAGTTCCCGACCGACGGCGTGTCGGGCGAGATCTTGCAGCAGGTACGCCAATGGAAAGAGTCTTACCAGACCGAGCAAGACCAGGTTCAATCGTTTCACGCAAGCTTCGAGCGGCAACTGGCGCAGATTACCGACGCCGAGCTGCGCGACCGGATCGAGGACGCGCGCAATGAAATGTTCAGCGAACTCGACCACGACACGCTCGATCGCGTCGCGGCCTATCTGCGCCTGGCCGACGACCCGCAATTGCAGCCAACCGAAAAGGTGGCACTGGCCTTGAGCGGCTGGCTCGTCGGCAGCAACGGGGCCTCGCAGGACCTGACGCAGGCCCTGGCGATGTACACCATGCGCAATCTCACCGTCGAGTATTTCAACGAGCCGAACCGCGTGAAGCGCGATCAGTTGCTCTCCGAGGTGATTTCCCAGGAAGGCGCGTCGCCCGAGCTGGTCGCTCAGTTGCTGGCCCTGCTGAAACCGCCGTATCCGCTGCCCGAGGAACAAGGCGGCGCGCGCGGCTTGTACGAGCTGACCGTGCCGGGGATCGCGCCCGACCCGGAATACCAATACCTGATTCAATTGCCGCCAGAGTACGACCCGCACCGTCGCTACCCGGCGATTGTCACGTTGCACGGTGCCGGAACGACTCCCGCGCATCAGGTCGACTGGTGGGCCGGCGGCTGGGACGAAAAATCGCAAATGCGGCTGGGCCAGGCGACGCGCCACGGTTACGTGGTGATCGCCCCCTCGTGGACCGCGGCCGGACAAACCTCGTACGACTATTCGGCCCATGCCCATGCTGCGGTCCTGGCCACGCTGCGCGATGCCTGCCGGAGGTTCGCAATCGACACCGACCGAGTGTTCCTTTCCGGCCATTCAATGGGCGGCGACGCCGCATGGGACATTGGCCTGGCTCATCCGGACCTGTGGGCCGGCGTGATCCCGATCGCGGCCGTGTCCGATAAGTACGGCGCCTTCTACTGGGAAAATGCCCGCTCGCTGCCGTTCTACATCGTTGAAGGCGAGCTCGACGGCACCAAGCCGCTGCAAAACGCCCGCGACTTGGACCGTTGCCTGACGGGCACGGGATTCAACTTCACGGCCGTCGAATACCGCGGCCGCGGCCACGAGCATTTTTCCGACGAGATCTTGCGGCTGTTCGACTGGATGGGGCGCTTCAAACGCAACTTTTTCCCCCGCGAAATCGAATGCCGCACCATGCGCACCTGGGACAACTACTTCTACTGGCTAGAAGTGAACGACTTTCCCGCGAAAGTCGTCGTCGATCCGGCCGCGTGGCCGGTTCCCAACGGCACCCGGGCCATGGTCATCACGGCCACGGCCAGCACCACCAACAGCCTGCGGATCAAGACGGGTGCAGGCCGGGTCACCGTGTGGCTGTCGCCCGAATTGGTCGACTTCCAGCAGAAGATCCTGGTCACGGTCAACAACCAGCGCATTCCGCGCGGCGGCGGCACCATTCAGCCCGATCTGACCGTGATGCTTGACGACGTCCGCACGCGCGGCGACCGTCAGCATCCGTTCTGGGCCAAGGTCGAGTCGCAATGA
- a CDS encoding PIG-L family deacetylase, which produces MATPLRLLILGAHPDDCEYHAGGLAALYAAGGHAVRMISVTNGAAGHQSLSGPPLAELRRQEAAAAAARIGAESAVWEYPDAALEPTLEVRARVIRELRTFRPDLVLTHRTSDYHPDHRAVAHAVRDAAYLVTVPAVVPEVPILRRMPVIASMPDRFTRPAPLAGDVVVDVGPVLDAIVDMLACHASQFFEWLPFNLERLEEVPTAPAARRQWLYDWYTAHLRPAADSYRRELIAAYGPVRGSEVAWCEAYEISEYAAPLDTAARHRLFGFLLGPA; this is translated from the coding sequence ATGGCTACCCCCTTGCGACTGCTCATCCTCGGAGCGCATCCAGACGATTGCGAATATCACGCCGGCGGGCTGGCCGCGCTGTATGCCGCCGGCGGTCATGCGGTCCGAATGATTTCGGTAACCAACGGCGCCGCCGGGCATCAATCGCTCTCCGGGCCGCCGCTGGCCGAGCTGCGTCGCCAGGAGGCTGCCGCCGCCGCCGCGCGTATCGGGGCCGAATCGGCCGTCTGGGAATATCCCGATGCCGCCTTGGAACCCACGCTCGAAGTCCGTGCGCGGGTCATCCGGGAGCTGCGCACGTTTCGGCCTGACCTGGTGCTGACGCACCGCACCAGCGACTATCATCCCGACCACCGCGCCGTCGCGCACGCGGTCCGCGATGCGGCCTACCTGGTTACGGTGCCGGCCGTTGTCCCCGAGGTGCCGATCCTGCGGCGCATGCCGGTCATCGCCTCGATGCCCGACCGCTTTACCCGGCCCGCACCGCTGGCCGGCGACGTCGTCGTCGACGTGGGGCCCGTGCTCGACGCGATCGTCGACATGCTCGCCTGTCACGCCTCGCAGTTCTTCGAATGGCTGCCGTTTAACCTCGAGCGGCTCGAGGAAGTCCCCACCGCGCCTGCCGCCCGGCGGCAATGGCTGTACGACTGGTACACGGCCCACCTGCGGCCGGCTGCCGACAGCTACCGCCGCGAGTTGATCGCCGCATATGGACCCGTGCGGGGGAGCGAAGTTGCCTGGTGCGAGGCCTACGAGATCAGCGAATATGCCGCGCCGCTCGACACCGCGGCGCGGCACCGGCTCTTCGGTTTTCTCCTCGGCCCGGCGTAG
- a CDS encoding polyphosphate kinase 2 family protein, with protein MSRKQKTPADLIEMCRVKPGKKLSLAEHDPGWAGDRDLPKAKRKAIAQQLLADGVAALAESQELLYAADTWSLLVIFQAMDAAGKDSTIKHVMSGVNPQGCQVFSFKHPSAEDLDHNFLWRCMKSLPERGRIGIFNRSYYEEVLIVKVHPQLIEAQRLPVGKPDTRFWQGRYDDINAFEHHLARNGTAIVKFFLNVSPAEQRERFLDRLRDPEKHWKYSAKDLDERQYWDQYMQAYEECIAATSTDWAPWYVVPADRKWVTRALVAEVLVATIRDLKLRWPEPAPAEREAIEAARRQLEAEAAGQQPA; from the coding sequence ATGTCGCGCAAGCAGAAGACGCCCGCCGATCTGATCGAGATGTGCCGGGTGAAGCCTGGCAAGAAACTTTCGCTGGCCGAGCATGACCCCGGCTGGGCGGGCGACCGGGATCTGCCCAAGGCGAAGCGCAAAGCGATCGCCCAGCAGCTCTTGGCAGATGGCGTCGCCGCCTTGGCCGAGTCGCAAGAATTGCTCTACGCGGCCGATACTTGGAGCCTGTTGGTGATCTTTCAGGCCATGGACGCGGCCGGCAAAGACAGCACGATCAAACACGTTATGTCGGGCGTGAATCCGCAAGGCTGCCAGGTGTTCAGCTTCAAGCACCCGTCGGCCGAAGATCTCGATCACAACTTTCTCTGGCGGTGCATGAAATCGCTCCCCGAGCGCGGCCGCATCGGCATCTTCAATCGGTCCTACTACGAAGAAGTGCTGATCGTCAAAGTGCATCCGCAGTTGATCGAAGCGCAACGCTTGCCCGTCGGCAAACCCGACACCCGGTTTTGGCAGGGCCGGTACGACGACATCAACGCGTTCGAACACCACCTGGCGCGTAATGGCACGGCCATCGTCAAGTTCTTCTTGAACGTTTCGCCCGCCGAACAGCGCGAGCGGTTTCTCGACCGGTTGCGCGATCCGGAAAAGCACTGGAAGTACTCGGCCAAAGATCTCGACGAACGGCAGTACTGGGACCAGTACATGCAGGCCTACGAAGAGTGCATCGCCGCGACCAGCACGGATTGGGCCCCCTGGTACGTCGTGCCCGCCGACCGCAAATGGGTCACCCGGGCGTTGGTGGCCGAGGTGCTCGTCGCGACCATTCGCGATCTCAAGCTGCGTTGGCCCGAGCCCGCGCCCGCCGAGCGTGAGGCGATCGAGGCGGCCCGCCGGCAATTGGAAGCCGAGGCTGCCGGCCAGCAGCCAGCCTAA
- the rsmA gene encoding 16S rRNA (adenine(1518)-N(6)/adenine(1519)-N(6))-dimethyltransferase RsmA, with product MSTGSARNQTLSYLMRTFKRVGLEPSARHGQNFLIDLNLQRLLLESAELAPTDVVLEVGTGTGALSVLMAERAAAIVTVEIDRHLAQVAQEQLAGAGNVVMLVQDALRNKNNISDAVLEAVRAQLAVDPARRLKLVANLPYCVATPIISNLLSTDVTPVLMTVTIQKELADRIVAVPSTKDYSALSIWIQCQCHTEIVRVLPPEAFWPRPKVHSAIVRIRPDEALRAAIPDREFFHEFVRALFFHRRKFLRSVLVAAFKNRLEKPEVDEVLATLEFFTADTRAEQLDVPTILRLCEAFRLRLAADAT from the coding sequence ATGTCGACCGGTTCGGCCCGCAATCAGACGCTGAGCTACCTGATGCGCACCTTCAAGCGCGTCGGGCTCGAACCGAGCGCGCGGCATGGGCAGAATTTCTTGATCGATCTGAACTTGCAGCGGCTGCTGCTCGAAAGCGCGGAGCTCGCGCCGACAGACGTCGTGCTCGAAGTCGGCACGGGGACGGGCGCCCTGTCGGTGCTCATGGCCGAGCGTGCCGCGGCCATCGTTACGGTGGAAATCGATCGTCACCTGGCACAGGTCGCCCAGGAGCAGTTGGCCGGCGCCGGAAACGTCGTGATGCTCGTGCAAGACGCGTTGCGCAACAAAAACAACATCAGCGACGCGGTGCTCGAAGCGGTGCGGGCGCAATTGGCCGTCGATCCAGCGCGGCGGCTAAAGCTCGTGGCCAATCTGCCCTATTGCGTGGCCACGCCGATCATCTCCAATTTGCTGTCGACCGACGTGACGCCGGTGCTCATGACGGTGACGATTCAAAAGGAGTTGGCCGACCGCATCGTCGCGGTGCCGTCGACCAAGGATTACAGCGCCCTGAGCATCTGGATTCAGTGCCAGTGCCACACGGAGATCGTGCGCGTGCTGCCTCCCGAGGCCTTCTGGCCGCGTCCCAAGGTGCACTCGGCCATCGTCCGCATCCGCCCGGACGAGGCGCTGCGGGCGGCGATTCCCGATCGTGAGTTCTTTCACGAGTTCGTCCGCGCGTTGTTCTTTCACCGGCGGAAGTTCTTGCGCAGCGTGCTCGTGGCGGCGTTCAAGAATCGGCTCGAAAAGCCCGAGGTCGACGAAGTCCTCGCGACGCTCGAGTTCTTTACTGCCGATACCCGAGCCGAGCAGCTCGACGTGCCGACGATTTTGCGGCTGTGCGAGGCGTTTCGTCTGCGGCTGGCCGCCGACGCGACTTAG
- a CDS encoding riboflavin synthase, with protein sequence MFTGLVQALGEVSAITRGATGARLSLRGGDYSAGVRLGDSVAINGCCLTVVEADAHTLHFDVGPETLARTNLGRLAQGSRVNVERSLRVGDELGGHLVTGHIDATGALDERRDEDGWSVCWFRLPQHLLGQVAPQGSIAVDGVSLTVVAVEAARFSVMLIPHTLSVTTLGRLQPGDPVNLETDLLAKYVERQFAGRSQSSPA encoded by the coding sequence ATGTTTACCGGATTGGTGCAAGCACTGGGCGAAGTCAGCGCGATCACGCGCGGCGCCACCGGTGCGCGGCTTAGCCTGCGCGGCGGGGATTATAGCGCCGGAGTGCGCCTGGGCGACAGCGTCGCGATCAACGGCTGCTGCCTGACCGTGGTCGAAGCTGACGCCCACACCTTGCACTTCGATGTCGGCCCTGAGACGCTGGCCCGGACGAACCTGGGGCGGCTGGCCCAAGGCAGTCGAGTCAACGTCGAGCGGTCGCTGCGCGTCGGCGACGAACTGGGCGGGCACCTGGTCACCGGTCATATCGACGCCACCGGAGCGCTCGACGAGCGCCGCGACGAGGACGGCTGGTCCGTCTGCTGGTTTCGCCTGCCGCAGCACTTGCTCGGCCAGGTCGCGCCACAAGGCTCGATCGCCGTTGACGGAGTCAGCCTGACCGTGGTGGCCGTCGAAGCGGCCCGATTCAGTGTGATGTTGATCCCGCACACGCTGAGCGTGACGACCCTGGGGCGTCTGCAGCCGGGCGACCCGGTCAATCTCGAAACCGACCTGCTGGCGAAATACGTCGAACGGCAATTCGCCGGCCGTTCGCAGTCGTCACCCGCGTAA
- the pssA gene encoding CDP-diacylglycerol--serine O-phosphatidyltransferase, whose protein sequence is MIKRSQDVSRAARAELHRRRRAMVAVLPTLFTLGNLVCGFFAIVVASRVDAPLKAVVVGQAEPVVVAPVEYDLDERTDWRNCMLSGWLILLAMVFDALDGHVARLSRMTSEFGKELDSLCDVVTFGVAPAFLLVKIVPDFAVLHREAVWMIAATFAACAALRLARFNVESGDSDDHLYFRGLPSPAAAASIASFAIMFYTLRRNPTGLSYLPGLDMALQAVLPFFSLCVALLMVSRIPYPHVVHQILSGRRSFGHMVQLLFALVLVMMLKGYSLPLVTVVFVTAPPIRWLVKEWQRRRFLQRSPF, encoded by the coding sequence GTGATTAAGCGATCTCAAGACGTTTCACGGGCCGCGCGTGCCGAGCTGCATCGCCGCCGCCGCGCGATGGTGGCCGTGTTGCCGACGCTGTTTACCCTGGGGAACCTGGTCTGCGGATTCTTTGCCATCGTCGTGGCGTCGCGCGTCGACGCGCCGCTCAAGGCGGTTGTGGTTGGCCAAGCGGAGCCGGTCGTCGTGGCGCCGGTCGAGTACGACCTCGACGAGCGCACGGACTGGCGCAACTGCATGCTCAGCGGCTGGCTGATTCTGCTGGCCATGGTGTTCGACGCCCTGGACGGCCACGTGGCGCGGCTGTCGCGGATGACGAGCGAATTCGGCAAAGAGCTCGACAGCCTGTGCGACGTAGTGACCTTCGGCGTCGCGCCGGCGTTTCTGTTGGTCAAGATCGTGCCGGATTTTGCCGTGCTCCATCGCGAGGCGGTCTGGATGATCGCGGCGACGTTCGCGGCGTGCGCGGCCTTGCGGCTGGCCCGATTCAACGTCGAATCAGGCGACTCGGACGATCACCTGTATTTTCGGGGGTTGCCCTCACCGGCTGCCGCGGCATCCATTGCCAGCTTCGCCATCATGTTCTACACGCTACGGCGCAATCCGACCGGGCTGAGCTACTTGCCCGGGCTTGACATGGCGCTACAGGCCGTGCTGCCGTTTTTCTCGCTGTGCGTGGCGCTGTTGATGGTGTCGCGCATTCCGTATCCGCACGTCGTGCATCAGATCCTCTCGGGCCGGAGAAGTTTCGGGCACATGGTGCAACTGTTGTTTGCGCTGGTGCTGGTGATGATGCTCAAGGGATACTCGCTGCCCCTGGTGACCGTCGTGTTTGTCACGGCGCCGCCGATTCGCTGGCTGGTCAAGGAGTGGCAGCGGCGGCGTTTCCTGCAGCGATCGCCGTTTTGA
- a CDS encoding phosphatidylserine decarboxylase, whose translation MNPVVGEIAVAAPEPLPANLCSVQPGGGVCYSLELAWGRLRRAWLARFRPGYVARMAACRHGSTAGAPHPILDPRDLKYCRNLCTADWNPEDDPFAWRDRLPFARWGLAELVLMSLPLVAAIAACLATGWAAIAVLPGALLALVVWFFRDPPRRVPQQPGLLVSPADGRVAEVTRVEHDEWIGGPALRIGIFLSIFNVHINRVPARCRVLKLAYHPGQFLNALDPQSALLNEAMWIGLESLERPGQRLIVRQIAGLLARRIVCGLRPGEVLERGVKFGMIKLGSRTELILPDDPQTRILVQVGQRVQAGSTALAALAPAGNSSAENLA comes from the coding sequence ATGAACCCTGTGGTTGGCGAAATTGCTGTGGCGGCGCCCGAGCCGCTGCCGGCCAACCTTTGCAGCGTTCAGCCCGGCGGCGGGGTCTGTTATTCGCTGGAACTGGCCTGGGGCCGTTTGCGGCGCGCCTGGCTGGCGCGTTTTCGGCCTGGCTATGTTGCCCGCATGGCCGCTTGTCGGCACGGCTCGACGGCCGGAGCGCCGCACCCGATCCTCGACCCGCGCGACCTCAAGTACTGCCGCAACTTATGCACGGCCGATTGGAATCCGGAAGATGACCCGTTTGCCTGGCGCGACCGGCTGCCCTTTGCCCGTTGGGGGCTGGCCGAACTGGTGTTGATGAGCCTGCCGCTGGTCGCCGCGATCGCGGCTTGCCTGGCCACGGGTTGGGCGGCAATCGCCGTCTTGCCCGGCGCGCTTTTGGCATTGGTCGTCTGGTTTTTTCGCGATCCGCCGCGACGCGTGCCGCAACAGCCCGGTCTGCTCGTGTCGCCGGCTGACGGCCGGGTGGCCGAAGTCACCCGCGTCGAACACGACGAATGGATCGGTGGCCCGGCGCTACGCATCGGCATCTTCTTGTCGATCTTCAACGTGCACATCAACCGGGTTCCCGCACGCTGCAGGGTGCTGAAGCTGGCCTACCATCCGGGCCAGTTTCTGAATGCCCTCGATCCACAAAGTGCGTTGCTGAACGAGGCCATGTGGATCGGCCTCGAATCGCTCGAGCGGCCCGGACAACGCTTGATCGTCCGGCAAATTGCCGGGCTGCTGGCGCGTCGCATCGTCTGCGGGCTGCGGCCGGGCGAGGTGCTCGAGCGCGGAGTGAAGTTTGGCATGATCAAACTGGGGTCGCGGACGGAGCTCATTCTGCCCGACGACCCGCAAACCCGGATCCTGGTGCAGGTCGGCCAGCGCGTCCAAGCCGGTAGCACGGCGCTGGCCGCGTTGGCGCCTGCGGGCAACTCTTCGGCGGAGAACCTGGCGTGA